The Streptomyces sp. P9-A4 genome contains a region encoding:
- a CDS encoding ABC transporter ATP-binding protein, whose protein sequence is MSIIDKTAAVPAPRDGADHTGPLLEVRDLHVEFHTRDGVAKAVNGVNYSVDAGETLAVLGESGSGKSVTAQAVMGILDMPPGKIPQGEILFRGEDMLKMSEEERRKIRGRKIAMIFQDALSSLNPVLSVGYQLGEMFRVHHGMSKKDAKVKAIELMDKVKIPAAKARVSDYPHQFSGGMRQRIMIAMALALEPDLIIADEPTTALDVTVQAQVMDLLAELQREYNMGLILITHDLGVVADVADKIAVMYAGRIVEQAPVHELYKRPAHPYTKGLLESIPRLDQKGQELYAIKGLPPNLLKVPTGCAFNPRCPKADDICRTEIPALVPVTEQDGADLPGRKSACHFWKETIHG, encoded by the coding sequence ATGAGCATCATCGACAAGACCGCGGCCGTCCCCGCGCCCCGCGACGGAGCCGACCACACCGGTCCGCTGCTCGAAGTCCGCGACCTGCACGTGGAGTTCCACACCCGTGACGGTGTGGCCAAGGCGGTCAACGGCGTCAACTACTCGGTGGACGCCGGCGAGACCCTCGCCGTCCTCGGCGAGTCCGGCTCCGGCAAGTCCGTCACCGCCCAGGCCGTCATGGGCATCCTCGACATGCCGCCCGGCAAGATCCCGCAGGGCGAGATCCTGTTCCGCGGCGAGGACATGCTGAAGATGTCCGAGGAGGAGCGGCGGAAGATCCGCGGCCGGAAGATCGCCATGATCTTCCAGGACGCGCTGTCCTCCCTCAACCCGGTCCTCAGCGTCGGCTACCAGCTCGGCGAGATGTTCCGGGTGCACCACGGCATGTCCAAGAAGGACGCCAAGGTCAAGGCCATCGAGCTGATGGACAAGGTCAAGATCCCCGCCGCCAAGGCGCGGGTCTCCGACTACCCCCACCAGTTCTCCGGCGGTATGCGCCAGCGCATCATGATCGCCATGGCGCTCGCCCTGGAGCCGGACCTGATCATCGCCGACGAGCCCACCACGGCTCTCGACGTGACCGTCCAGGCCCAGGTCATGGACCTCCTCGCGGAGCTCCAGCGCGAGTACAACATGGGTCTGATCCTGATCACCCACGACCTCGGCGTCGTCGCCGACGTCGCGGACAAGATCGCCGTGATGTACGCCGGCCGCATCGTCGAGCAGGCCCCGGTCCACGAGCTGTACAAGCGCCCGGCCCACCCCTACACCAAGGGACTCCTGGAGTCGATCCCGCGCCTGGACCAGAAGGGCCAGGAGCTCTACGCGATCAAGGGCCTGCCGCCCAACCTGCTCAAGGTGCCCACCGGCTGCGCCTTCAACCCGCGCTGCCCCAAGGCCGACGACATCTGCCGCACGGAGATCCCGGCCCTGGTGCCGGTCACCGAGCAGGACGGCGCGGATCTCCCGGGCCGTAAGAGCGCCTGCCACTTCTGGAAGGAGACGATCCATGGCTGA